A window from Camelus dromedarius isolate mCamDro1 chromosome 9, mCamDro1.pat, whole genome shotgun sequence encodes these proteins:
- the LOC105105041 gene encoding zinc finger protein 134 — MAHPCELCGPVLKDILHLDEHQEAHHGLKPYTCGACGRQFWVSANLDQHQKLYSVERLLKGDKGKTSFVKNYRVCEEPLLQEKPFACEQEQNLQASLGSHQQKATRSRRKTRSTESEEAFHVGQMHYKCSQCGKAFSRKDTLVQHQRIHTGERPYDCSECGKAFSRKATLVQHQRIHTGERPYACSECGKTFSRKDNLTQHKRIHTGEMPYKCGECGKYFSHHSNLIVHQRVHNGARPYKCNDCGKVFRHKSTLVQHESIHTGENPYVCSDCGKSFGHKYTLIKHQRIHTESRPFECIECGKFFSRSSDFIAHQRVHTGERPFVCSKCGKDFIRTSHLVRHQKVHTGERPYECSECGKSYSLSSHLIRHQKVHAAGRL; from the coding sequence ATGGCTCACCCTTGTGAGTTATGTGGCCCCGTCTTGAAAGATATTTTGCACCTGGATGAACATCAGGAAGCACACCATGGACTGAAACCTTACACTTGTGGGGCATGTGGGAGACAATTCTGGGTCAGTGCAAACCTTGATCAGCACCAAAAGCTGTACAGTGTAGAGAGACTCTTAAAAGGAGACAAAGGCAAGACCTCGTTTGTGAAGAACTACAGAGTTTGTGAAGAACCCCTCCTGCAAGAGAAGCCCTTTGCATGTGAGCAGGAGCAGAACTTGCAGGCCAGTTTGGGCAGTCACCAGCAAAAGGCCACCCGCAGCAGAAGGAAGACGAGGAGCACTGAGAGCGAGGAAGCCTTTCACGTTGGACAAATGCATTACAAGTGCAGTCAGTGTGGGAAAGCTTTCAGCCGCAAAGACACACTTGTCCAGCACCAGAGAATCCACACTGGAGAAAGGCCTTACGACTGCAgcgaatgtgggaaagcctttagcCGCAAAGCCACGCTTGTCCAGCATCAGAGAATCCACACTGGAGAAAGGCCTTATgcatgcagtgaatgtgggaaaaccTTTAGCCGCAAAGACAACCTTACTCAGCATAAaagaattcacactggagagatGCCTTATAAGTGTGGCGAATGTGGGAAGTACTTCAGCCATCACTCCAACCTCATTGTCCACCAGAGAGTTCACAATGGAGCGAGACCTTATAAATGCAACGATTGCGGGAAAGTCTTCAGACACAAATCCACGCTTGTTCAGCATGAGAGTATCCATACTGGAGAAAATCCTTATGTTTGCAGTGACTGTGGGAAATCCTTTGGCCACAAGTACACCCTCATTAAAcaccagagaattcatactgAGTCAAGACCTTTTGAATGCATCGAATGTGGGAAATTCTTTAGTCGCAGCTCTGACTTTATTGCACACCAGAGAGTTCACACAGGTGAGAGGCCTTTTGTGTGCAGCAAATGTGGGAAAGATTTCATCAGAACCTCCCACCTTGTTCGGCACCAAAAAGTCCACACTGGAGAAAGGCCATATGagtgcagtgagtgtgggaaGTCGTACAGCTTAAGCTCCCACCTCATCAGGCACCAGAAGGTTCACGCTGCCGGAAGGCTTTAG